One Pleuronectes platessa chromosome 20, fPlePla1.1, whole genome shotgun sequence DNA window includes the following coding sequences:
- the rnf152 gene encoding E3 ubiquitin-protein ligase rnf152, protein METLTQDSILECQICFNYYSPRRRPKLLDCRHTCCSVCLTQMRSTQKEIRCPWCRGVTKLPPGLSVSQLPDDPDVITVIAIPHASEHTPVFIRLPSNGCYMLPLPLAKERGLGLPGELGCRFLPGGQQKGVTVLTMPEQQPLGLAMGLEAVGMDGGDMERRVTGPVGGAGKGSTWSGVCTVILVACVLLFLLGIVLHNMSCISKRFTVISCG, encoded by the coding sequence ATGGAGACACTTACCCAGGATTCCATTCTGGAGTGCCAGATCTGCTTCAACTACTACAGCCCCCGGCGGCGGCCCAAGCTGCTGGACTGCCGGCACACGTGCTGCTCGGTGTGTCTGACCCAGATGCGCAGCACCCAGAAGGAGATCCGCTGTCCTTGGTGTCGCGGCGTCACCAAGCTGCCGCCGGGCCTGTCCGTCTCCCAGCTCCCGGACGACCCGGACGTCATCACGGTCATCGCCATCCCTCACGCCTCGGAGCACACGCCCGTCTTCATCCGCCTGCCCAGCAACGGCTGCTACATGCTGCCCCTGCCCCTCGCCAAGGAGCGGGGGCTGGGCCTGCCGGGGGAGCTGGGCTGCCGCTTCCTGCCCGGCGGCCAGCAGAAGGGGGTCACGGTGCTGACCATGCCCGAGCAGCAGCCCCTGGGCCTGGCTATGGGTCTGGAGGCCGTGGGGATGGACGGCGGCGACATGGAGAGGAGGGTCACGGGCCCGGTGGGAGGAGCCGGGAAGGGCTCCACGTGGTCCGGCGTGTGCACGGTGATCCTGGTGGCCTGCGTGCTGCTCTTCCTGCTGGGCATCGTGCTGCACAACATGTCCTGCATCTCCAAGCGCTTCACGGTCATCTCCTGCGgctga